The DNA sequence CGTAGGAAGCAAGATGGGAATAAATGCAGTAAGGAAAAATAGTTCAGCACCAAAGAAAAAACCAGTACCGATTAAGGTTCCTGATGCTAAAGTGACACATAAAGATATAAAAGACCAGAGACTTTGGCCGGGCGGAATACTAGCAGTCAAGACCGACAAAAAACCAAAAGAATTAATCCAAAAGCTTTTTAAAACTAAAGGGTATGAGGATGTCCGTATAATTGCCGTGGTAAGCCCTGACATAGATATACATAACAACACAGAGCTTATTTGGGGCATATTCACAAGATTTGATCCATATCTTGATGTTATTTTTGAGCACACTGAGCTTAAAGGATCGGCAGTTGTGTATGGAGGTAGGATGGGGATAGATGCAACGACAAAAAGCTGGTATCCTAAGGTGATCGAAATGTCTGAGGATATCAAGGAGATAGTTACAGATAGATGGAAAGAATACTGGCAGACGTAGAGAAACTTTGTTTTGATAAAGAACTCTTCCCGATAATTGAGAAAGTTGAAAAGGGCGAGCGCCTATCGTTTGAAGATGGCATGACTGTGATGGGAACAGAAGACTTAAACACAGTAGGCATGCTTGCAGATTATGTAAAAAGAAAGAGAATAGGTGATAAAGTTTATTTTGTTGTTAACCGGCACGTTAACCCTTCAAATATTTGCGCAATCTCATGCAGATTCTGCGCATTTGGTGTTACCAAAAAATCTGCCAATGCATACGAGCTTTCCCATGATCAGATTCTGGCAATGCTAAATGATGATATCAGAGAAGTTCATATAGTGGGCGGGCTTCATCCTGATTGGAAGTTTGAGCACTATGTGGACATTATAAAACTCGTAAAAGACAACTTTCCAGAAACACATGTTAAAGCGTTTACTGCTGTTGAGATTGATTGGTTCACGGAGCTTACAGGAAATAGTATGGAATGGGTTTTAGAAACTCTCAAAGAAAATGGTCTAGATGCACTAACCGGCGGAGGTGCTGAGATTCTTCACCCAGATATTCGAAAGAAAATCTGTGCTCCTAAAACTATTGCGACCAGGTGGGAAGAGATACACGGCATGGCTCACAAACTTGGCATTCCTACAAATGCGACAATTTTATATGGCCACATCGAAGAGCCATTTCATGTGGTTGATCATTTGGATAGACTAAGACGAGTTGAAGATGAGTCGCCCGGATTCTTTGCATTTATTCCTGTGCTCTTTCAGCCAGAGAACACTGGCCTCAAAAAGCAGGTTAAATTCTTTGCGGGCTCTTATGACCTAAAAGTTCATGCACTTGCAAGACTTTATTTGGACAACTTCCCTCACATTAAGTCCTACTGGATCACACTAGGGGAGAAGATGGCACAGGTTGCGCTTCATTACGGCTGCAGTGATGCGGAC is a window from the Thermodesulfobacteriota bacterium genome containing:
- the mqnE gene encoding aminofutalosine synthase MqnE, translating into MERILADVEKLCFDKELFPIIEKVEKGERLSFEDGMTVMGTEDLNTVGMLADYVKRKRIGDKVYFVVNRHVNPSNICAISCRFCAFGVTKKSANAYELSHDQILAMLNDDIREVHIVGGLHPDWKFEHYVDIIKLVKDNFPETHVKAFTAVEIDWFTELTGNSMEWVLETLKENGLDALTGGGAEILHPDIRKKICAPKTIATRWEEIHGMAHKLGIPTNATILYGHIEEPFHVVDHLDRLRRVEDESPGFFAFIPVLFQPENTGLKKQVKFFAGSYDLKVHALARLYLDNFPHIKSYWITLGEKMAQVALHYGCSDADGTIMREKIIHDAGAPSELGHTRDFMVNMIKKAGFVPVERDALYNEVQIYN